From one Phocaeicola salanitronis DSM 18170 genomic stretch:
- a CDS encoding hybrid sensor histidine kinase/response regulator transcription factor has translation MKNKHLPYHLLLVLLLIIAYPAYSEDTYVSKQLSNINGLNNNSVNCIIEDSEHTIWIGTWDGLNAYNGRSFISFRYSRVDPNTLSNNVIRQIIESGEYLWIATDNGINKLNKQTRTVTRYYLGNKIPQQERSYILAQTPDGDIYCFVKGRGLFLYHADKDEYIPQTLNAASSAEFTDFLIDKSGHVIFLTNTGHIKAASHINKLIKGSSSLNELPLEKVSRILLSEEHLIALTPQTVSIFDKELKTISTINLQTDKEAACAILENQKLYVGFIGGGCICYDSLNGKYQQLTDIPQQTSVLCLYNGSQQIRWVGTDGQGIIQLYPYEVLFSTVKTDNPVRCFTEDESQRILVGTKGSGIKLFDKQNRKFHSFLDETHGLKSMSVYALKKNHNNDIFIGSEGKGIDILYAGEKKVEPLYIPQQYPVFQSVYSICFTHHDSLLWVGTSGYGLIKINLTKERGKYKVSGFKQYTSEVADIPLNNDIVYTISDDTSGDYVWFGTRGGGLNRIDLSNNKIESLEEFYTSVQLTNNDVLCLCSNPDGLWIGTSYGLNRLQWKGKVLMEQYAEQLINKTIHGILKDPKGNIWASTNQGIFQLDVATGNITDYTFNDGLHNDEFADGSYFCDSKNTLFFGGANGFTYFNPENIHLRTFNPTIVLDELKIFNVNENIPSRIKNGILKLNYDERSFVLKFLTKDFIKNENCEYAYRFSNISSDWIFLGNNPNISFAQLVPGTYKLEVKTTNGDKVWGNNLYKLTIKINHPWWFSIPAIIIYVMFCIIIAYIARHVIIGRIRLGKQILITRMEKEHEQKLYESKLDFYANVAHEFFTPLTLIYTPAQYLLEQKGLSEEMHKYLAIIKNNAERMQRLIRELVNFRKAGDENLDLCPETIDVERLILAVTDNYVDIFKENKIDFQIKIDKNFSLYSDRNSLEKILFNLLSNAFKYTPRSGYVWIEVTEENGDTLLFKIRNSGNGLTEKQMQEIFDRYKIFPASSDAGNTMSHGIGLNLTKRLVGILGGKISVESIVGKYTQFQLIIPPLPAGTASLLLDTPVEEAMEESPKEDNIFYGKYANVLIVEDDAHLRDLLRDILKGYIVFEAADGKEALEKIKKTHPDIILTDIIMNGMDGFTFIQAVKSDPNISYIPLVVISAKNSVEDQIKASNLGANSYLTKPFHPLQIKSTIENLISRQESLRNYFYSSLSSIKVKNGKTLHANDEELIENVYRLITEHIDEEALSPVWIAESLGMSKATFYRRLKEVLDKTPSEFIREIRLDYAAKLLRTTQITVSEVMFRAGFSNKSYFYREFQKQYNDSPKDYRNKAGTERNLP, from the coding sequence ATGAAAAATAAACATTTACCATATCACCTGCTACTTGTTTTACTACTGATAATTGCATATCCGGCATATAGTGAGGATACTTATGTTTCCAAACAATTATCAAACATCAACGGATTGAACAACAATTCGGTCAATTGCATTATAGAAGATTCAGAACATACTATTTGGATTGGAACGTGGGACGGACTTAATGCCTATAATGGGCGTTCTTTCATTTCTTTCAGGTACAGCAGAGTAGATCCCAATACCCTAAGTAACAATGTCATTCGTCAAATTATTGAATCTGGCGAATACCTATGGATAGCTACAGACAACGGCATCAATAAATTAAACAAACAAACCCGAACGGTCACACGCTATTATTTAGGTAATAAAATACCTCAACAGGAACGTTCTTATATTTTGGCTCAAACACCGGACGGAGATATTTACTGTTTCGTAAAAGGACGCGGACTATTCTTATATCACGCAGATAAAGACGAATATATTCCACAGACTTTGAACGCAGCCTCTAGTGCCGAGTTTACAGATTTTCTCATCGATAAATCCGGACATGTGATATTCCTTACAAATACCGGTCATATAAAGGCGGCTTCCCATATCAATAAACTGATAAAGGGAAGCTCCTCCTTAAACGAACTTCCTTTAGAAAAAGTCAGCCGTATATTGCTGTCAGAAGAACATCTGATTGCGTTGACTCCGCAAACGGTTTCCATATTCGACAAAGAACTGAAAACCATTTCTACCATCAACCTGCAAACAGATAAGGAAGCGGCTTGCGCCATTTTAGAAAACCAAAAATTATATGTAGGTTTTATCGGAGGAGGGTGTATATGTTACGATTCATTAAACGGAAAGTATCAGCAATTAACAGATATACCACAACAGACCTCTGTATTATGCCTTTATAATGGAAGCCAACAAATCAGATGGGTAGGTACAGACGGGCAAGGAATTATCCAACTATATCCCTATGAAGTTCTGTTTTCAACCGTGAAGACAGACAATCCCGTACGGTGTTTTACCGAAGATGAAAGCCAACGCATTTTGGTAGGAACCAAAGGTAGTGGTATCAAATTGTTCGACAAGCAGAACCGGAAATTTCATTCATTTCTGGATGAAACACATGGATTGAAATCAATGTCGGTCTATGCTCTGAAAAAGAATCACAATAACGATATCTTTATCGGTTCCGAAGGTAAAGGTATTGATATTTTATATGCAGGGGAAAAAAAGGTTGAACCACTATATATTCCTCAACAATACCCAGTCTTCCAATCGGTATACAGTATCTGCTTTACTCACCATGATTCGCTGTTGTGGGTAGGAACATCCGGATATGGGCTTATCAAGATAAATCTGACAAAAGAGCGAGGCAAATACAAAGTGTCAGGTTTCAAGCAATACACTTCCGAAGTAGCAGACATTCCATTGAACAACGATATCGTATATACCATATCCGATGATACTTCTGGAGATTACGTCTGGTTCGGGACACGTGGTGGAGGACTCAACCGTATCGACTTATCAAACAATAAAATAGAATCCTTAGAAGAATTTTATACATCCGTACAGCTTACGAACAATGATGTTCTATGCTTATGTTCAAATCCTGACGGACTTTGGATAGGCACAAGTTATGGTTTAAACAGATTACAATGGAAAGGAAAGGTTTTGATGGAACAATATGCCGAGCAACTGATAAACAAAACCATTCACGGCATACTGAAAGACCCTAAAGGCAACATTTGGGCAAGTACTAACCAAGGTATTTTTCAATTGGATGTAGCTACGGGAAACATAACCGACTACACATTTAATGACGGTCTGCATAATGACGAATTTGCCGATGGGTCTTATTTTTGCGACTCAAAAAATACGCTTTTCTTTGGTGGAGCAAACGGTTTCACATATTTCAATCCTGAAAACATCCATTTGCGCACATTCAATCCAACCATAGTCTTGGATGAATTGAAAATATTCAATGTTAATGAAAATATTCCTTCACGTATAAAAAACGGTATCTTGAAGCTAAACTATGATGAACGTTCTTTTGTCTTGAAATTCTTGACAAAAGATTTTATAAAAAACGAAAATTGTGAATATGCCTATCGATTCAGCAATATTTCTTCTGATTGGATTTTTTTGGGAAACAATCCTAATATCAGCTTTGCACAATTGGTTCCCGGAACTTATAAACTGGAAGTAAAAACTACTAACGGTGACAAAGTTTGGGGGAATAATCTATATAAACTGACAATAAAAATAAATCATCCTTGGTGGTTCAGTATACCGGCTATCATCATTTATGTTATGTTCTGCATTATTATAGCCTACATTGCCAGGCATGTTATTATTGGACGTATCCGGCTCGGCAAACAGATTCTGATAACACGGATGGAAAAAGAACATGAACAAAAATTGTACGAGTCAAAACTGGATTTCTACGCCAATGTAGCACACGAGTTTTTCACTCCTCTTACTCTTATCTATACCCCTGCGCAGTATTTGTTGGAACAAAAAGGATTAAGCGAAGAGATGCACAAATATCTTGCCATTATAAAAAATAATGCGGAACGTATGCAACGGCTTATCCGTGAACTGGTAAACTTCCGGAAAGCAGGTGACGAAAACTTGGATTTGTGTCCTGAAACCATTGATGTAGAGCGGTTGATACTTGCGGTCACCGACAATTATGTCGACATTTTTAAGGAAAACAAAATCGACTTTCAAATAAAGATTGACAAGAATTTTTCCCTATATTCAGATCGTAATTCGCTGGAAAAAATACTTTTCAATCTTTTGTCAAATGCATTTAAATATACTCCACGTTCGGGATATGTATGGATAGAGGTCACTGAAGAAAATGGTGATACGCTCTTATTTAAGATACGCAATTCGGGAAATGGGCTGACCGAAAAACAGATGCAGGAGATATTTGACCGCTATAAGATATTTCCGGCTTCCTCTGATGCAGGCAACACCATGAGCCACGGCATCGGACTAAATTTAACCAAACGCTTAGTCGGTATTTTAGGTGGCAAGATTTCGGTAGAAAGTATTGTAGGAAAATATACTCAGTTCCAGCTTATTATCCCTCCATTGCCAGCCGGAACTGCTTCTCTCCTGTTGGATACGCCAGTCGAAGAAGCAATGGAGGAAAGCCCTAAAGAAGACAATATCTTCTATGGAAAATACGCAAATGTCTTAATAGTAGAAGACGATGCACATCTGCGGGATTTGTTGCGCGATATTCTAAAGGGATACATTGTGTTCGAAGCGGCAGATGGCAAAGAGGCATTGGAGAAAATAAAGAAAACTCATCCAGACATCATTCTTACAGACATCATCATGAATGGAATGGATGGTTTTACTTTCATTCAGGCTGTCAAGAGCGATCCGAACATTAGCTACATCCCATTGGTCGTCATCTCTGCTAAAAACTCGGTTGAAGATCAGATAAAGGCGAGTAACCTGGGTGCCAACAGTTATCTGACAAAGCCTTTCCATCCACTTCAAATCAAATCGACCATCGAGAACCTGATATCCAGACAGGAGTCTTTACGTAATTATTTTTATTCTAGCTTATCATCCATTAAAGTCAAAAACGGAAAGACATTACATGCTAATGATGAAGAACTAATAGAAAACGTTTACCGGCTTATTACTGAACATATTGATGAAGAGGCTTTGAGCCCTGTTTGGATTGCAGAAAGTTTGGGAATGAGCAAAGCCACTTTCTATCGTCGTCTGAAAGAAGTGCTGGATAAGACTCCCAGTGAATTTATCCGGGAAATCAGGTTGGACTATGCCGCCAAATTGTTGCGCACCACACAAATTACCGTATCTGAAGTCATGTTTCGTGCCGGCTTTTCCAATAAGTCTTATTTTTACCGGGAGTTCCAAAAGCAGTACAACGATTCCCCAAAAGATTATCGGAATAAAGCTGGTACAGAGCGAAATCTACCTTAA
- a CDS encoding RagB/SusD family nutrient uptake outer membrane protein, with the protein MKRNIILLACLLAGISFHSCSLDEPSYGKTTSENYYQTDSEIEQALTGAYLQLRTTWNEYALNHYFVGDCSTDDALKGGNGDGDRAEVRDLSDFTVYTTNGEVGRRWEILYRLINRCNDVIYHAPDAAGDKDLLERYAKEAKALRAFGYYCLVTTFGGVPLLTQPMLPAEVLTIPRASEDDIYTQIIQDLTDASTLPAKGEYDEADAYRLTRGFAKAMLAKTYMFRGDFTSAETVLHEMVETDGDYQLLPDYGMNWRPEYENGSESVFEIPNKVYDRNIATGTNVPHYFTSRGGSSSYQGYGFHVPTQDLYDAFDADDPRITYIFTRTGDRYAGDTEEQDNSGSETGFHDYKMTVPSADKVGFDPWMISYNIRMIRYADILLLYAEVLNENGKPAQALTYLNQVRSRARNTNPVDPRRDKQVYVPQTTANTLPDITVTDQSRLREIIWHERRCELAMEGWRRDDLMRQKRFGEVMHAYAQKYDTSKGRNFDDARDYLLPVPQGEIDRTNGILVQNPGY; encoded by the coding sequence ATGAAAAGAAATATCATTCTATTGGCTTGTCTGCTGGCAGGCATAAGCTTCCATAGTTGTTCGTTGGATGAACCCAGCTATGGAAAGACAACCAGTGAAAACTATTACCAGACCGACTCTGAAATTGAACAAGCTTTGACCGGTGCTTATCTGCAATTACGCACCACGTGGAACGAATATGCATTGAACCATTACTTCGTAGGCGATTGCAGCACCGATGATGCACTGAAAGGAGGGAACGGAGACGGAGACCGTGCGGAAGTGCGTGATTTGTCCGACTTCACCGTCTATACGACTAATGGAGAAGTAGGGCGGCGCTGGGAAATTCTTTACCGCCTGATTAACCGATGCAACGATGTTATCTATCACGCACCGGATGCAGCAGGCGACAAAGACCTGCTGGAACGCTACGCAAAGGAAGCAAAAGCCTTGCGTGCCTTCGGCTATTATTGCCTGGTTACGACTTTCGGAGGGGTTCCCTTGCTCACCCAACCTATGCTGCCGGCCGAGGTATTAACCATTCCCCGTGCCTCGGAAGATGACATATATACACAAATCATACAAGACCTCACAGATGCTTCCACGCTCCCTGCAAAAGGAGAATATGACGAAGCCGATGCCTACCGCTTGACACGTGGATTCGCCAAGGCAATGCTTGCCAAAACTTATATGTTCCGTGGCGATTTCACATCAGCGGAAACCGTCTTGCACGAAATGGTGGAAACAGATGGAGATTACCAGCTTTTGCCCGATTATGGGATGAACTGGCGTCCTGAATATGAGAACGGTTCTGAATCGGTATTCGAGATACCCAATAAAGTATACGACCGGAATATCGCCACAGGTACGAATGTGCCTCACTATTTTACCAGCCGCGGAGGCTCTTCATCTTACCAAGGATATGGCTTCCATGTCCCTACACAAGATCTTTATGACGCATTCGATGCCGATGACCCACGCATCACTTACATTTTCACCCGGACAGGTGACAGATATGCAGGAGATACAGAAGAACAAGACAATTCAGGTTCTGAAACAGGATTTCATGATTACAAGATGACGGTACCTTCGGCTGATAAAGTAGGATTTGATCCATGGATGATCAGTTATAACATCCGAATGATCCGCTATGCCGATATCTTGTTGCTCTATGCCGAAGTCTTGAATGAGAATGGAAAGCCGGCACAGGCTCTTACGTATTTGAATCAAGTGAGAAGCCGCGCACGCAACACCAACCCCGTAGACCCGCGCAGGGATAAGCAGGTATATGTGCCTCAAACTACAGCAAACACCCTTCCCGACATTACGGTGACCGACCAAAGTCGTTTGCGTGAAATCATCTGGCACGAGCGCCGTTGTGAACTGGCTATGGAAGGATGGCGCCGGGATGACTTGATGCGTCAGAAACGTTTCGGTGAAGTGATGCATGCGTATGCACAAAAATATGACACCTCTAAAGGGCGAAATTTTGATGATGCGCGTGATTACCTGCTTCCTGTACCGCAAGGTGAAATCGATCGGACAAACGGTATATTAGTTCAGAATCCGGGATATTGA
- a CDS encoding SusC/RagA family TonB-linked outer membrane protein produces MNKHLLSLMFLLLVGTFTTWAQDVKKISGTVYDASTGEPLIGVSVIEVGTTNGAITDLDGKYMFEITSDKVSYSYIGYRTEQLTISASGTYDVKLVTDNELDEIVVVGYGTQKKSDLTGSLASISSKDIKNYAVSNASELLTGKAAGVFVASSSGQPGSDAVIRVRGLGTVNDNNPLYVVDGQFMDNISSLNPADIDRIEVLKDASACAIYGSRGSNGVILITTKGGIKGETTVTLDAYVGIKNSYKALDMMNSDQFYNFIMEAYKNDANFQNSQKEKFTNQYHKGYDTNWWDEVTRTAFTQNYNISIRKGTDKSRTSVSLGYVGDQGAIITTEFNRLSLRLNQEYDINDYITVGTTLNAAKIKQRDAGAIPSFDFIQKADPFTPVINPLVDPSSANYEYNKYAPTEWSFDPNPVAMLELPDRYNDKFNVFGNVFAQVKLFKGLTYRVQYSFERNHDVFKDFRPAYQSTFSEDNLANTGSKYQTETQLTNNSSVVFNYLVEQRLNYNTTFGKNTLDAMIAMTYEKNSSEGINAFKRGALGNDDIYHILDAQTVGDQTSGGKETSAMLSYLGRINYSYDDRYLATVNFRADGSSRFAKGNRWGYFPSVSLGWRINNETFFRNWHIENIISNLKLRVGWGQNGNQRIDRDAPLTLIGTNNENQWYFGNGYSQGYVPTYTGNADIKWETSQQTNVGLDMSFFRGSLDVTMDFYVKKTSDMLLQMPIPSFGAFANSPFFNAGDLKNTGFELVLNYRNHIGKDFNYNIGLNMSTYKTKVTRLTSEYLSGSNSRTYVGGPIGRFWGYKQIGIFQNQEEIDNYVDKEGNKIQPNAQPGDFKFAKLGDGIGELNDDEDRTFIGNPNPDLIYGFNLGFSYKNFDVSMAFQGTIGNDIWNTAKGTLSAAGSQNALAEAWTDAWRTDGDVDAKYPRITNSDTNNNMRASSFYVEDGSYLRLQNMQIGYTLPSHICKKTKLFSSCRLYLSGQNVFTLTGYSGLDPEIGVDNPLDMGVDNTHYPSSRTFTFGVNLQF; encoded by the coding sequence ATGAATAAGCATTTATTAAGTTTGATGTTTTTACTCTTGGTTGGTACATTTACAACATGGGCACAAGACGTAAAGAAAATTTCAGGAACTGTGTATGATGCCTCTACAGGTGAACCTCTAATTGGTGTCTCTGTCATAGAAGTCGGAACTACCAATGGTGCCATTACGGATTTGGATGGCAAATATATGTTTGAAATAACGTCTGACAAAGTCTCTTATTCTTATATTGGATATAGGACTGAACAACTTACCATATCAGCAAGCGGAACATATGACGTAAAGCTGGTAACAGACAATGAACTGGATGAAATCGTAGTAGTCGGTTATGGTACACAAAAGAAAAGCGACTTGACCGGTTCGTTAGCGTCTATCAGCAGCAAGGATATTAAAAACTATGCTGTATCAAATGCGTCTGAACTGCTTACAGGAAAGGCCGCCGGTGTGTTTGTCGCTTCCAGTTCCGGACAACCGGGTTCGGATGCAGTCATCCGTGTTCGTGGTTTAGGAACGGTCAATGACAATAATCCGCTCTATGTTGTCGATGGTCAATTCATGGATAATATCAGCAGCTTAAACCCAGCAGACATCGATCGGATCGAAGTATTAAAAGATGCATCCGCTTGTGCTATCTATGGATCACGAGGTTCAAACGGTGTTATTCTGATTACCACTAAAGGAGGTATAAAGGGGGAAACAACCGTAACCTTGGATGCTTATGTCGGCATCAAGAACAGTTATAAGGCACTTGATATGATGAATAGTGACCAGTTCTATAATTTCATCATGGAAGCCTACAAGAACGATGCTAATTTCCAGAACAGCCAGAAGGAAAAGTTTACCAACCAGTACCACAAAGGCTATGATACCAACTGGTGGGACGAAGTGACTCGCACAGCTTTCACCCAAAATTACAACATCAGCATCCGTAAAGGAACGGACAAATCGAGGACTTCTGTAAGCTTAGGGTATGTAGGAGACCAAGGTGCCATCATTACCACTGAATTCAACCGCCTGTCCTTGCGTTTGAATCAAGAATATGACATCAACGATTACATTACGGTAGGAACTACTTTGAATGCCGCTAAAATCAAGCAACGGGATGCTGGAGCTATTCCTTCGTTCGACTTCATTCAAAAGGCCGATCCGTTTACACCGGTTATCAATCCGCTGGTAGACCCTTCTTCTGCCAATTATGAGTATAACAAATATGCGCCTACCGAATGGTCGTTTGATCCGAATCCGGTAGCGATGTTGGAATTACCTGACCGGTACAACGACAAATTTAATGTATTCGGAAATGTATTCGCCCAGGTGAAGTTGTTTAAAGGATTAACCTATCGCGTACAATATAGTTTTGAACGCAATCACGATGTATTCAAGGATTTCCGTCCGGCATACCAGTCTACATTTTCGGAAGACAACCTTGCCAATACGGGAAGCAAATACCAGACCGAAACCCAGTTGACTAATAACAGCTCGGTCGTGTTCAACTATTTAGTGGAACAACGCTTGAACTATAACACGACTTTTGGAAAGAATACCTTGGATGCCATGATTGCCATGACTTATGAAAAGAATAGTTCAGAAGGCATTAATGCATTCAAACGTGGTGCGTTAGGAAATGATGACATCTATCACATCCTTGATGCACAGACCGTGGGCGATCAGACTTCTGGAGGAAAAGAAACTTCAGCCATGCTCTCTTATCTGGGACGTATTAATTACTCGTATGATGACCGCTATTTGGCTACGGTAAACTTTCGTGCCGATGGTTCTTCACGCTTTGCCAAAGGGAACCGTTGGGGATATTTCCCTTCGGTATCTTTGGGGTGGAGAATCAATAACGAAACATTCTTCCGCAACTGGCATATCGAGAATATCATCTCCAACTTGAAACTACGTGTCGGTTGGGGGCAAAACGGAAACCAGCGCATTGACCGCGATGCTCCGCTCACGCTTATCGGTACCAATAATGAGAACCAGTGGTATTTCGGAAACGGATATTCACAAGGATATGTGCCTACTTATACAGGAAATGCGGATATCAAATGGGAAACCAGCCAGCAAACCAACGTCGGACTGGATATGTCATTCTTCCGCGGAAGTCTGGATGTTACTATGGACTTCTATGTAAAAAAGACCAGCGATATGTTGTTGCAAATGCCTATACCTTCATTTGGAGCCTTTGCCAATAGTCCTTTCTTCAATGCAGGTGACTTGAAAAATACCGGTTTCGAACTGGTACTGAATTATCGTAACCATATCGGAAAGGATTTCAATTACAACATAGGGTTGAATATGTCTACTTACAAGACCAAAGTGACCCGGCTGACTTCTGAATATTTGAGCGGAAGCAACTCACGTACCTATGTAGGAGGTCCTATCGGGCGTTTTTGGGGATACAAGCAAATCGGTATCTTCCAAAACCAGGAAGAAATAGATAATTATGTGGACAAGGAAGGTAACAAAATCCAACCCAATGCACAGCCGGGTGATTTCAAATTCGCTAAACTGGGTGATGGCATCGGCGAACTGAACGATGACGAAGACCGTACTTTCATCGGTAATCCGAATCCGGATCTGATTTATGGATTTAATTTGGGTTTCAGCTATAAGAACTTCGATGTAAGCATGGCATTCCAAGGAACCATTGGTAATGATATCTGGAACACAGCTAAAGGAACATTATCTGCAGCCGGAAGCCAGAACGCACTGGCAGAAGCCTGGACCGATGCCTGGCGGACAGATGGAGACGTAGATGCTAAATATCCACGTATCACTAACTCTGATACCAACAACAATATGCGTGCTTCTTCATTTTATGTAGAAGACGGTTCATATTTACGTTTGCAAAACATGCAGATAGGCTACACTTTGCCTTCACACATCTGCAAAAAGACCAAGCTGTTCTCCAGTTGCCGCCTTTACCTGAGCGGGCAAAATGTATTCACCCTGACCGGATATAGTGGACTTGACCCTGAAATTGGCGTAGACAATCCGCTGGATATGGGTGTGGATAATACTCATTACCCCAGCTCACGGACATTTACTTTTGGAGTTAACTTACAATTCTAA
- a CDS encoding MFS transporter, with translation MNKLAKEYQFFKQQEPNMRILLVTNMFYALVLPVVEIFVGAYVMRSTSDPAMVAFYQLAMYIGIVTTSLLNGFLLRKYSVKALYSAGILVSGISMYLMMTIKSLGFTELAIAGFFMGAASGFFWTNRYLLALNNTTDDNRNYFFGLESFFFSLSSIGVPLVIGAFISLMDGREVLGIAFDITKSYQVVTLAVVIITIIACCVLWKGNFENPGETNFLYFKFIRLWKKMLAMAALKGMVQGFLVTAPAILVLKLVGDEGILGVIQGVSGALTALLVYILGRIARPEDRIKIFVSGLVLFFIGTLLNGLLYSAVGVILFVLCKVIFQPLFDLAYFPIMMRTIDVVAKIEKRNEYAYILSHEFGLFLGRASGLILFLVLAYGISQDFALKYALIVVAGLQLLAYPLAKNIIKHTDTN, from the coding sequence ATGAACAAACTGGCTAAAGAATATCAGTTTTTCAAACAACAGGAACCGAATATGCGTATTCTTTTGGTTACCAATATGTTTTACGCATTGGTGCTTCCTGTTGTAGAAATCTTTGTCGGTGCCTACGTTATGCGTAGCACCAGCGACCCGGCTATGGTGGCTTTTTACCAATTGGCAATGTATATAGGCATAGTGACTACTTCTTTGCTGAATGGTTTTTTGTTAAGGAAATACAGTGTTAAGGCACTATATTCGGCTGGCATTTTGGTTAGTGGCATATCTATGTATTTGATGATGACCATCAAATCGTTAGGATTTACAGAACTTGCCATAGCCGGTTTCTTCATGGGTGCGGCATCCGGATTCTTTTGGACGAACCGTTACCTGCTTGCTTTAAACAATACTACAGATGATAACCGGAATTATTTTTTCGGACTGGAATCGTTCTTCTTTTCATTGTCATCTATCGGCGTGCCTTTGGTCATCGGCGCTTTCATCAGCTTGATGGATGGCAGGGAAGTTTTGGGCATTGCGTTTGACATTACCAAGTCCTATCAGGTAGTAACGCTTGCAGTGGTCATTATTACAATCATTGCATGTTGTGTGCTATGGAAAGGAAATTTCGAGAATCCGGGAGAAACCAATTTCTTATATTTCAAGTTCATCCGGTTATGGAAAAAAATGTTGGCTATGGCAGCGCTTAAAGGAATGGTCCAAGGATTCTTGGTTACAGCTCCTGCCATCCTTGTATTGAAACTTGTGGGTGACGAAGGCATTTTAGGTGTCATTCAAGGGGTAAGTGGTGCATTGACCGCCCTATTGGTTTATATCTTGGGACGTATCGCACGTCCGGAAGATCGCATTAAGATATTCGTAAGCGGGCTGGTACTCTTTTTCATCGGCACCTTGCTGAATGGTTTATTGTATTCGGCGGTCGGTGTAATTTTGTTTGTCCTGTGTAAGGTGATTTTCCAGCCTTTGTTCGATCTTGCTTATTTCCCTATCATGATGAGGACGATAGATGTGGTGGCAAAGATAGAAAAGCGCAATGAATACGCCTATATTCTAAGCCATGAGTTCGGACTTTTTCTAGGAAGAGCGTCCGGATTGATACTTTTCCTTGTGCTGGCATATGGTATTTCACAGGACTTTGCATTGAAATATGCGCTCATTGTGGTAGCCGGACTGCAACTGCTGGCTTATCCGTTGGCGAAAAACATTATTAAACATACTGATACTAATTGA
- a CDS encoding glycoside hydrolase family 130 protein gives MDIAKRCEHNPLLSPKNLKAGIEGMEITCLLNPGVFKYQGKTWLLLRVAERPVQQKGIISFPIYDEEGKVKIMSFAEDDPRLDASDPRVIGYQGKNYLTTMSYLRLVSSTDGIHFQDEPDYPPIFGKGKLEAFGIEDCRVATTSEGFYLTFTEVSSVAVGVGLMHTNDWKSFNRYGMIFPPHNKDCALFEEKINDMYYAFHRPSSPELGGNYIWLAESPDRKHWGNHQCVATTREGMWDCARVGAGAPPIKTEAGWLEIYHGADFNHRYCLGALLLDLNDPSKVLARSEEPIMEPIALYEQTGFFGNVVFTNGHLVEGDTITMYYGASDEVICRAELSIKEILKTLNVTAQ, from the coding sequence ATGGATATAGCAAAAAGATGTGAACACAATCCGCTGCTTTCTCCCAAGAATTTGAAGGCAGGCATCGAAGGGATGGAAATTACTTGCTTACTCAATCCCGGAGTTTTTAAGTATCAAGGTAAGACGTGGTTGTTGCTCCGTGTTGCCGAACGTCCGGTACAGCAAAAAGGCATTATCAGTTTTCCTATTTATGATGAAGAAGGAAAAGTTAAGATTATGTCGTTTGCGGAAGATGATCCCCGACTGGATGCTTCCGACCCGCGGGTTATCGGCTATCAAGGGAAAAATTACCTGACCACTATGTCGTATTTGAGATTGGTATCAAGTACGGATGGGATTCATTTTCAGGATGAGCCCGACTATCCGCCTATCTTTGGAAAAGGTAAACTGGAAGCATTCGGAATTGAAGATTGCCGAGTAGCTACTACTTCCGAAGGCTTTTATCTAACTTTTACCGAAGTGTCTTCCGTAGCTGTAGGAGTAGGGCTGATGCACACAAACGATTGGAAAAGCTTTAACCGTTACGGCATGATTTTCCCGCCGCACAACAAAGACTGTGCTTTGTTCGAAGAGAAAATCAATGATATGTATTATGCATTTCATCGTCCCAGCAGTCCGGAACTGGGTGGAAACTATATTTGGCTGGCTGAATCGCCCGACCGGAAACACTGGGGCAATCATCAGTGTGTGGCTACTACCCGTGAAGGAATGTGGGATTGCGCACGCGTGGGTGCAGGTGCCCCTCCCATTAAAACAGAGGCTGGCTGGCTGGAAATCTATCACGGTGCTGATTTCAATCACAGATATTGTTTAGGTGCACTCTTGCTCGATTTGAATGACCCGTCTAAAGTTCTGGCACGCAGTGAAGAACCTATTATGGAACCCATTGCTTTGTATGAGCAGACCGGATTCTTCGGTAATGTAGTCTTTACCAACGGACATTTGGTGGAAGGGGATACTATTACCATGTATTATGGCGCCAGCGATGAAGTGATTTGTCGTGCCGAACTTTCAATTAAGGAGATATTGAAAACCTTAAATGTGACAGCCCAATGA